aataaATTTTATCATCACTCAACTATATTTTTTTTCTAGAAacataataaagtttattttttAGCCAGTAATGTTACTTTTGTACTGGGTTATATCTATTTCGTTAATTCTGACTTCTTACCTCTAATGTCCATTATCTCTCAcaattaatatttttatcatcTCTGGTTTCACGCTCAAGTTATGAATCCATCAATCGACTCCACGATCTACACATCTGTACGAATAAAAATATCAAACACTTGTCGAATTAAAAACCCTAATTAATTTTTGAATTCGAATATGATTAAAACAAGATTTAGTGGGTGTGAGGAAATAAATGATCGAGAAAGTAAGAGATTGATTACGTAAACTTGCAACTTAGATTTCTAAAACATATAAAATGAAACTTTAATCAGGTATAAAGAACAATATAGAGAAATGAGATATACATGTCATCATGTTACGACAacttataaaatattaataataaattcaactgtaaaataaggaattataaaattatatattttatagttcAATTGAATATTTCAGGAGCGTGTCTGAGGGTGTGTGGCTTACTCGACGGAACAAGTCCCTAAAATTTATAGGGGCACATATTTTTTTAGATGAATGcctatattatatattttatttgcaaAAAAAAGTATGATATCttttttaatgaaaaaaatatacAAATAGAAGGCAAGTTATAGAGAATTATTAGTAAATGTCAAATGATTATAAATAATTATGTTGAGCTAAagtaaaaatattatattaattttaacaatttaagtaagttaataatttttttaaaaaaatactaaGCAAAGTATTTAATAagaatattaattattttgataactAGTTTAGAATACTACTAGTCTTAACTATAAAATACTATGAATATTAGTTTTTTTTTGACAACTTGTGcaatatattagtttttaataattcAATTTCTAGGTTatcaatttattttaaattatatttatatttatatatttacatattcAATGAAAAAagttatttaatattttattaattaatatttaaatataaatttaaataagtttgcatataaatttggttttatgtgatttttttttgtttataaTAATTATATCTTACTATTTATGTACTTGTAAGATTTTTTTCCAACTCTAATTTactataatattttataaatataaatttttattattaatttttattatttaataatatactTATTTTTCTTGGTCTCCGGGGCACAGTTTTAGTTTTTTGATTTGGCATAGGGCACAAAACATCTCAGGCACGACTCTGATATTTCTCAAAATGCAACTTATAGTACAATAGTTCTACACTTCTACTTGACATCAAAGATTTTTAAACTAACTATTTGATTTTTATGATTACTACATCAACGAGCATCAAAAATACTTGTAaattatcatatattataactTATATTATTGTCTTGCTTTGTGTCAAGTTTTTATGTCTGTCATGTATTGACAGGGTTCTCATATCTATATTATCTTTTCTGTGAGATTCGTTTTTATTCCTAACTATGGTGGGCCTTGAGAGATCGTTGGAGAAGATGTATGCAAATTTGGTGATAGACGACGAAGAGGAGGAATTAATAGTTACTGGTACGGAGATTATGGAAGCAAAGCAAACATTTGTATTAGTAAGAAAATTCTTAACGAAAAAGAATATTAACTTTAATACCATAAAAAATGTTATGGCATTGGTCTGGAGGCCGAAGAAGGGCATGGAGATTCATGATTTGGGAGGGTTTCGTTACTCATTCATTTTCTACCATGTAATGGATTTACAAAAGGTGATTGACGCTGGCTCATGGTCTTTTCAACAAGCTATGCTGGTGTACCATCAAATAAAAGGACTTGAAGAACCTCACCAGGTTGTGCTGAATGAAATTGAGATATGGATTCAAGTTTATGATATTCCAAGAGGATTTGTATCGGAGAGTATATTAAAAAATGTGGGGACATCTATTGGGAGATATATCAAATCAGATCCTACTAATTTCAATGGTGTATAGAAAATATGTGTAAGGATAAGAGTGGCTATGAAGAATGATAAACCCTTGAAGCGAAGGATGAAAATCAAGAGGGAAGGAGACACTTGTAATTGGATAAAATTTAAGTATGAGCGACTTAGTACTTTTTTTGGTGGCAAAGTAGGCCATTCAGAATGTGAACCCAGACAAAGTGGTTGATCGAGCTTATGGGGCCTGGTTGCACGCTCCATCGAAGAATGCTGGTATGAATACTGGGTCAAGGTGGTTACATAACGGAGACGATGGTGGAACTGTATGGCCTGGAAAAAAAATTCAACCGGAAAAAACAAACAAGGAACCAGAAGATTATGGTGGAAGATGGGATGCGAGATTTATGGAGATTGATGGAATTGTACGGGAAGTTAGGGGAGATAATGATGCTCTAAATATTCGATTGTGTGAAAATAGGGTGGGGGATATAGGAAATCAAGTAACGAACCAATTGGAGGATAATGTGGATATTAGTGTGGCTGAAAATATGGCAAGTGTAACTGAACTATAAAGAAAGCGTGTGAATGAGTATTAATGGGAAAAAATAGTGGACAAAATTATAAGCTGAATGAGGAGATACACAATGATATTGGGCCAAAAAAACATGCAAATGGCGGGTTCTGGACTCCAGCCCCGCCCGACATTATGAGTCTTATAGCCTGGAACTGCCGTGAACTGGCCATTCTACGCGCGATTCGAATTCTGAAAGAAATTAATAATTAGTTTTGGCCTAGTATTATTTTCTTAAGTGAGACTttggtaaaaaaaataaaaaggttGGAAAATTTTGTAAAACTTTAGGGTTTGCGGAGTACTGGTCTTTTGATACTCAGGGTCATGGGGGTGGCCTTGCTTTGTTATGGAAAAATGTGGGGGAATTGTGATCACTGGGAGCACGTCTAATTATATTGACTTTGAAGTTTCTAATGACCAAGTGGGAAAATGGTGATACACTAGTTTTTACGGCTATCCTGAGAGAAAAGAAGGGAGGAATCGTGGAATTTATTAAGAGAATTGTCTCAGAAGTCAACATTACCTTGGTGTATTAGAGGAAATTTCAATTACATGGCTCATAGTACTGAAAAACGTGGTGGACGGTGTCATCCTAGATACTTGAGGGAAGGGTTTATTCGGACTATGGAGGATTGTGGTCTTCTAGATTTGGATTTTTCCGGAGATCAGTTTACATGGGAGAAGTCTAGGGGGAGTCAAAGATGGGTACAGGAACGATTAGATAGAGGATTAGCAAATCGAGATTAGGTTGATTTATTCCCAACAACATAAATTAAAGTATTAAAGGTGTTAACCTCTGATAACATGCCACTGTACTTAACACTGAATAGGCAAGTTTATGTACCTAAACAAAAAAGATTTTGTTTTGAAAATGTTTGGTGCCATGAGCAAAAATGTCGCAATATAGTGCAGGAGTGCTAGAATACGGTGGGTGTGATGGATATTAGGGAGAAAATGGCTCGATGTTGTGCTAGATTGGAGGAGTGGGGAGGTGGTTTGTTAAAAGAAATGAGATCGCAGTTAGAGAAATGCGGGAAGGATCTTCGAAATCTTCGATCGCGAAGGGATGTTAATGGTATTCAAAGTTATTATCAAACTCAGTGGGAGTTCATGAACTTACTTAAAAATAAGAGATCTTTTCGAAACAACGTGCAAAGCAATTCTGGCTTAAGGATAAAAACTCACATTTCTTTCACAAGTTTGCATCAATCAGGAGAGAgcataataatataaaaaaaatacagGACGCTAATGGGGAGTGGAAAGAATCTACGGATGATATAAAGGGTGTAATTTTGACTTATTTCTGAGAATTGTTTAAATTGAAGGGAGGAGAGGCATGTCTGTTGGACAGGGAAAGAGTGTGCTCAGCCACAGATGAGCAAAATCGAGAAATTATAGAACCTATCACAACTAAGAGGTAAAGATGGTTGTATTTTCTATACATTCAAAAAAATCCCCAGGCATAAATGGGCTAAACCTGGCTTTTTTCCAAATGTATTGGAGCATAGTCAGGGTGATGTTACTAGGTTTTATCAAGACTTCCTTGCTAATGAAGAGGTTTATGGTGATCTGAACCGTACAGTTGTGTGCTTAATTCCGAATGTAAAACATCCAAAGAAAATGACTGACTTCAGGCCGATTTCTTTATGTAATGTATTGATGAGGATATTATCCAAGGTGTTGACGAACATATTGAAACCATGTATAAAATATGTGGTGGCTGAGTACCAAAGCGCATTTATTGAAGGTCGGTTGTTAATAGATAATTCATTCATAGCCTTTGAAATAAATCACTACATTCAAAGGAAAACACAAGGTACAAATGGCGTTGTTGGTTTGAAAATAGATGTTTCCAAGGCCTACGATCGTATGTAATGGAGCTTTATTGAGAATATGCTTTACAAGTTTGGGTTTCATCCTATATGGGTCACGAGAATAATGACTTGTATTAAGACGATTTTGTATAGCTTTCTGCGTGATGGTGAAGTTTTTGGAGATGTAAGACCCCAAAAGGGGATTCGACAGGGGGATCCTATATCCCCGTTTTTATATATTCTTTGTGTGGAGGGCATGACTGCTATTATAAGAAAGTATGAGGAATGTGGTATGTTGCACGGAGGCAAAATAGCTAGAGGGGCACCAAGTATTTCACATTTTCTGTTCGCAGATGATTGCTACTTCTTCTTTCGTGCATCAGTGTTGGAAGCAAGGATTATGCAGACTATTCTTCAGAGATACGAATGTATGTCGGGGCAAGCTATTAATTTGAGTAAGTCTATTATCACATTTAGCCCGAATACTAGTACTGCAGATAGATGATCAGTGTGTGAATGCTTAGGGGTAGGTGAGACAGACACACCTGGACTGTATTTGGGAATGCCGATGTGTGTGGGTAAGAACAAAGCTGAGGTGTTTGGCTTTTTAAATGAGCGAGTAGGAAATAAACTTAAAGGGTGGTCGAATAAGGAACTGTCTAAAGACGGTAAGCTTACCTTGATAAAATCAGCAGCTTAAGCAATCCCAAATTTCTGGATGAACATTTTCTTGATCCCAACTGGTATATGCGAAGATATGGAGAAGTTGATGAATGGGTTTTGATGGGGAAATGGCTCAAATGGCAAAGGTATAAGGTGGGCGTCTTGGGAGAAGTTGAGTGCATCGATACATGGTGGTGGTCTTGAAGTGAGGAACTTAAAAATTTTTAATATTGCTATGCTAGCTAAACAGGGGTGGAGAATCTTGAATAAAGATAATCCATTAGTATCTGCAATCATGAAGGCGCGATATTTCCCTGGTACAGACTTCCTAAATGCATCTCTGGGCAGTAATCTTAGAAATACTCGGTGCAGTATTATGGCTACACAAGAGGCTGTGAAAGTGGGGTGTAGACGTAGAATTAGAAATGGTGCAGACATAAAGGTCTAGACTGAACAGTGGCTTCCAGATATTGATAATGGTTTATTAACGAATGCTCGACCATTGCAATTTCAGGACATCACAGTGGATAGTTTGATTGACATGGAGAGTGGAGGATGGGACTATGACATACAACGGGATATTTTTAATGCGAGGGATAGAGAACTTATTATGCGAGTTCCAATTCCAATTGAGCGGAAGAACGAATCCTGATTTTGGATTCTGGATGAAAAGGGCATATTTACTGTATAAAGTTGTTACCGACAGTTACAAGGGGTGTTTGTCTGCGAATATGCAGCTTTTTGGAAGTGCTTATGGTCTTTAAAATTGCTTGGCAAAGTTAGAAATTTTCTGTGGCGGGTAATGTGCAAAGGTTTTTTACCAACAACGTATGTCTTAGCAATGAAGCACGTGGATGTGAACACTCAATGTCCTTGGTGTCACAGTGGTGTGGAGAATGCTACACATGTTATGTTTGAGTGTGGTTTTGCTAAAATAGTTTGGCAGGATACGGAGTTCTGGAGTTTATTCCAAATTTTGACAGTTGATACTCCGTTTGATATACTGAGGAGAAGTTTTTCTCAGTGTGATTAGGATAAATGTGTACTTATTGGAATGATCTGTTGGAGTCTCTGGAATTGTAGGAATAAATGGGTATGGGAGAGGGAAAATGGATCAGTTTTTGGCGTTAAGGTTGCAGCGTATAATCTCCTCCATGATTGGCGTGAAGCTCAGGCAAAGGGTAGAAATGAGCAGCATCTAGTGACGAGTACAATGTGTAGTGTGGAGTAGCCCTACAGGTGAGTGGGTCAAAGTTAATATCGATGCAACTGGTGCTCGTAATGGTGGTATAGGTATTGGATGTGTCATTCAAAATTCACAGGGATATTTTGTGGGGGCTCAAGCTCGACGAATTGAAGGAAATTGGCACCCAAATGAAGTTGAAGCAATTAGCTTGAAGGAAGTGTTATCTTGGTGTAAGCAATTAAACTTGAACTACTGTATCTTTGAGACAGATTTAAAAATTTTGGCTAATGCTTGTAGTGGTTGACGTGGAGAATCCTATTTTGATACCATTTTGTCTGATTATAAGCAAGAGTTGAAGCACTTTGATCAGGTGCGGGTTGAGTTTGTTTATCGGTCTGTGAATTGTATAGCACGTTTGCTTGCAAAGATTGCACATTCTATGTCCGGCCTAGGAGAGTGTCATGTCACTGCTCCTGAGTTTCTAAATCATGTACTAGATTCTGATCTTAATTAAGTAATGCAAGTACGATTTGTTAAAAAAACTTAGATTATTAATAACCACATATCATATTTTCACCTTTCTTTATTTAATTCACAAATTTTACATCCCTTAACTGATAAACTATAAAATACTAATATACACGAGACCCTGTGCATAAATATATTAATAAGTGAAATTAATGTGAATGTAAGAGGTTGGTGACGGGTAACCCGGACCGGACCGATGGCCCTTTAATTAATGCATGAAGATGGACTACTGTACAGACGAGAAGTGGCTCCCGGACATTTTTGGCATAGCTGAACACAAAGTTCATTTTTTTGGCACACTCATTCAAAATATTCCAGAAATGGCACAAAACGCCACTTTTTTTGGGGTTCATCCCCAGAGGCCCAAAAGAAGTGGCGTTCTGGggtatattattttttttaatttttttctttttcctcccGGATTTGCAAGTGTGTGCAATGATTTTCAAGTGTGAAAAATTCTATGGAGACCTATTTTTGATCTCTAATATTAAACtgtaaaaaatatattttggtGTAATTTTTTTTGTTGGGGAGTCATGCAAAactatttttattatattttgttttaattaaaaaataGTATAGATATGACTTTCGTGGCTTTGAAAAGGGTACCTTGCGAGTGTATAACGAATTTTTTTATGAACACACAGTATCACGGGTTTTTCAAAGTagttctaattttttttttgtaagaACTTCTTTCCATGTagtaatttttttgaaaatttatgaGTTTTGACTACTAAAAAATGGTAGTATAAATTCATGATAAACGAAGAAAGAACTAATACAAAACAATTTTCTAATTATGCTAAACAACACAACTTGTACAAAACAACTACAATAATCTAGATTTTCATTAAGGATAATCTAAATCAACAAGAAATTAAATGAATTCATTACTTAAGAGAAAACAATGTTCTTAACTTTTACCAAAAGTAACAAaataaaattgacttgtcaaCTTTTAAAAGTCCGAATCTTCTCACAAATAGGAAAAGTTAAAATAAGTATTGTGTGTACTTAAAGTAAATGCACATTTCATAAAATCACAGGAGTAGTCACATgcaattttttaaaatgatttgacaACTCAAATTTTATTCTCAAATCAACGACACAAATGAATACTTTAATCTTAAAATTTATTGGGCCAGTAACATCAATTATTTCCACATTCCTAACTGCACAACTTAATATAACATTTTAACAATGTAAAATTATGCCTGTAAATAGATGTAAAAGTATAAGACATCAACTAAATTTCCCCTTTTCTAGTATTACATTTTCTACAATTTGAGACTGCTACAATTAGGTCATGGACAAAGGCAAGGGACACGCTAGTTCGGATGTTCGTGATTACGGGGAAATTAATTGGTATAAATGGACCGAATCTCAGGTACCGACTGAAGCtcaacaagaagaaatatgtcCGGTCAAACAATTTGTTAGAAGAATGAGGTATACGGGCCGCACAAGGGTATGCCATCCATGAAAATGAACAGTTTGTTTTCTATGGGGAAATGTACCTGAAGTTTATGAAATCAACAATCGAATATGAAGAAAACATTAATAAGAGTTTCAACTCTGGTCACATTTCAAAGGAGGAACATGACTATGAGTTAAAGCAAATGTCTCGACATTACCATTTCA
The genomic region above belongs to Apium graveolens cultivar Ventura unplaced genomic scaffold, ASM990537v1 ctg1727, whole genome shotgun sequence and contains:
- the LOC141700060 gene encoding uncharacterized protein LOC141700060; translation: MTCIKTILYSFLRDGEVFGDVRPQKGIRQGDPISPFLYILCVEGMTAIIRKYEECGMLHGGKIARGAPSISHFLFADDCYFFFRASVLEARIMQTILQRYEWVGETDTPGLYLGMPMCVGKNKAEVFGFLNERVGNKLKGWSNKELSKDGIRWASWEKLSASIHGGGLEVRNLKIFNIAMLAKQGWRILNKDNPLVSAIMKARYFPGTDFLNASLGSNLRNTRCSIMATQEAVKVGCRRRIRNGADIKDITVDSLIDMESGGWDYDIQRDIFNARDRELIMRVPIPIERKNES